One genomic segment of Clostridium estertheticum subsp. estertheticum includes these proteins:
- a CDS encoding ferritin translates to MISERLFTELNKQMNFEFYSAHIYLAMAAYCAAEDFDGFSNFFKVQAEEEKFHAMKFYNYINEMNGRVTLDGMPNPKNDYESLIDAFKIAYSHEKVVTSKIYNLTDIATDEREHATISLLKWFIDEQVEEEATFNGLIKKLGRINDDPTSIYMLDNELATKVFIPPVTK, encoded by the coding sequence ATGATAAGCGAAAGATTGTTCACTGAACTAAACAAACAAATGAATTTTGAATTTTACTCTGCACACATTTATTTAGCTATGGCGGCTTATTGTGCTGCTGAGGATTTTGACGGTTTTTCTAATTTCTTTAAAGTACAAGCCGAGGAAGAGAAATTCCATGCTATGAAATTTTATAACTATATAAATGAAATGAATGGACGTGTAACTCTAGACGGGATGCCTAATCCTAAAAACGATTATGAATCTCTCATTGATGCTTTTAAAATTGCATATTCACATGAGAAAGTTGTAACAAGCAAAATTTATAATCTCACAGACATTGCAACAGATGAAAGAGAACATGCAACTATAAGCTTACTTAAGTGGTTTATTGATGAGCAAGTGGAAGAAGAAGCTACTTTCAACGGTCTTATAAAAAAACTTGGTAGAATTAACGATGACCCAACAAGTATTTATATGCTTGATAACGAACTCGCAACAAAAGTTTTCATTCCGCCTGTTACTAAATAA
- a CDS encoding S8 family serine peptidase, with amino-acid sequence MFSFKNKLDPSLKHALLNNLYDNYRVIIHCKSLENKTINKIKSLKCDILRNISSINCICAILTSSVIDRMLEYPQVTYITFDCYAHLCGSSVLASNGVSFQSNYHLTGNGIGVGIIDSGVYPHYDLLNPNNKIKKFIDVVNNLTYPYDDNGHGTFMSGLICASGYASKGMYKGVAKNSHLYVIKAFNKLGKGFISDILFSLETLINESGDFNIKIICLPFETLETNEFVLSLFAKLFDLAVSKGLVVIVPSGSNKNVKSSIRGIATLNNCITVGGYDSIKTPIIYEYSSCGPFHKLDKPNLIAACVDICSLISDTQFISEKNGIKLYPHGIDNLYTTYTGTSCSAAFVSGICALLYENNKDLCFKDTLALLKISSNLINFPKYMQGAGIIDLEKLLP; translated from the coding sequence ATGTTTTCCTTCAAAAACAAGTTGGATCCATCTCTCAAACACGCTTTGTTAAATAACCTATATGACAATTATAGGGTAATAATACATTGTAAATCTCTTGAAAATAAAACAATTAATAAAATAAAATCACTAAAATGCGATATTCTACGTAATATTTCCTCTATAAATTGCATTTGTGCTATTTTGACCTCAAGTGTTATAGATAGAATGCTTGAATATCCACAGGTAACATATATAACCTTTGATTGCTATGCGCATTTATGTGGTAGTAGTGTCCTAGCATCTAATGGTGTTTCCTTCCAAAGCAATTACCACTTAACCGGGAACGGTATAGGCGTTGGAATAATTGATAGCGGTGTATATCCGCATTATGACCTACTAAATCCTAATAATAAGATTAAAAAATTTATAGATGTAGTTAATAATTTAACCTATCCTTATGATGATAATGGTCACGGCACATTTATGAGTGGACTTATTTGCGCTAGTGGTTATGCTTCAAAAGGCATGTACAAAGGCGTCGCAAAAAATAGTCATCTTTATGTTATAAAAGCATTCAATAAGCTAGGTAAGGGGTTTATATCAGATATTTTATTTTCACTTGAAACTCTAATTAATGAAAGTGGCGACTTCAATATTAAAATCATTTGTCTCCCTTTTGAAACTCTAGAAACTAATGAATTTGTGCTTTCTTTGTTCGCGAAACTTTTCGATTTAGCAGTATCAAAAGGTCTTGTGGTAATAGTTCCTAGTGGAAGCAATAAAAATGTTAAGAGTTCAATCCGAGGTATAGCTACGCTTAATAACTGTATAACTGTGGGTGGTTATGATAGCATTAAAACCCCTATCATATATGAGTATTCGTCATGTGGCCCTTTTCATAAACTCGATAAACCAAATTTAATTGCTGCCTGCGTTGACATTTGTTCTTTGATTTCCGACACACAATTCATCTCTGAAAAAAATGGTATAAAACTTTACCCGCATGGCATTGATAATCTATATACAACCTACACAGGAACCTCTTGCTCTGCTGCCTTTGTAAGTGGTATATGCGCTCTCCTCTATGAAAACAATAAAGATTTATGTTTCAAAGATACACTAGCATTACTAAAGATATCCTCAAACTTAATAAACTTCCCAAAATATATGCAAGGTGCAGGCATTATAGATTTGGAGAAATTATTACCTTAA
- a CDS encoding 2'-5' RNA ligase family protein, with protein sequence MIYYLVALFDEISYEYMESMQKSLCNKYNLYSADTNLPKLHITLEIITNPSLCDLDVSLRNILKDYTKFEVKLNGVICFDPPFKSVNLNIDNKGTIYELSKNINSILSTQGFAVREHIENWNLHISLASTTFADREWSNNEYVAACNLAKDENFQRTITINAIELWKPINNNDEMVVKKYELT encoded by the coding sequence ATGATTTATTACTTAGTTGCCTTATTTGATGAAATTTCCTATGAATATATGGAATCTATGCAAAAATCACTTTGCAACAAATATAATCTGTACAGCGCTGATACAAATTTGCCCAAACTTCATATAACTTTAGAAATAATAACTAATCCTAGTCTTTGTGATTTAGATGTTTCTTTAAGAAATATCCTTAAAGATTATACTAAATTTGAAGTTAAATTAAATGGTGTAATATGTTTTGATCCTCCCTTTAAATCTGTAAACTTAAATATTGATAACAAAGGTACTATATATGAATTATCTAAAAATATAAATTCTATATTAAGTACACAAGGCTTTGCTGTTAGAGAACATATTGAAAATTGGAATTTACATATTTCACTTGCTAGTACAACTTTCGCCGATAGAGAATGGTCTAATAACGAATACGTAGCAGCTTGTAACTTAGCTAAAGATGAAAATTTCCAAAGAACTATAACAATTAATGCTATAGAACTTTGGAAACCTATAAATAATAATGATGAAATGGTGGTTAAAAAATATGAACTTACATAA
- a CDS encoding DMT family transporter, protein MSLQGVFNTRVSEKIGLWETNAFVQFTGLILTLIILLLAGNGNLKAIKDVNKFYLLGGVLGAIIIFSVMLGITKMGPTCSISIILVAQLLAAGIIDRFGLFGATQLRFGISKFLGVGIMILGIIIFKWKG, encoded by the coding sequence ATGAGCCTTCAAGGTGTTTTTAATACAAGAGTAAGTGAAAAAATCGGATTATGGGAAACTAATGCCTTTGTCCAATTTACTGGTTTAATTTTGACTTTAATAATACTTCTTCTAGCAGGAAATGGTAATCTCAAAGCAATAAAAGATGTAAATAAATTTTATTTGCTTGGAGGAGTCTTAGGCGCCATAATTATATTTTCTGTAATGCTCGGCATAACAAAGATGGGACCAACTTGTTCTATTTCTATTATATTAGTCGCTCAACTACTCGCTGCTGGTATAATTGATAGATTTGGATTATTTGGAGCTACCCAGCTTAGATTTGGCATTTCTAAATTTTTAGGCGTTGGCATAATGATTTTAGGTATAATAATATTTAAGTGGAAAGGGTAA
- a CDS encoding dUTP diphosphatase, which translates to MNLHKLFQMQNTLDHRIETQHHLEGIPLFNKKILSLQVELGELANETRCFKFWSTKKSSSKDIVLEEYIDCLHFILSLGLEKNFQDINLNMKNITCELSTQFLNLYITISNFTTTSSLDNYLSIFNDFLSLGQSLGFSEEDIENGYFYKNKINHERQDNGY; encoded by the coding sequence ATGAACTTACATAAGTTATTTCAGATGCAAAATACTTTAGACCATAGAATTGAAACACAGCATCATCTTGAAGGCATACCTTTATTTAACAAAAAAATACTTTCCCTTCAAGTAGAACTCGGTGAACTCGCAAATGAAACTCGTTGTTTTAAATTCTGGAGTACAAAAAAATCATCAAGTAAAGATATAGTTCTTGAAGAGTACATTGATTGTCTCCACTTTATTTTAAGCTTAGGACTTGAGAAAAATTTTCAGGATATTAACTTAAACATGAAAAATATAACTTGCGAATTATCAACGCAGTTTTTAAATTTATACATAACAATATCGAATTTTACAACTACTTCTTCCTTAGATAACTATTTGAGTATCTTCAATGACTTTTTAAGTTTAGGTCAAAGTCTAGGCTTTTCTGAAGAAGATATTGAAAATGGATATTTTTATAAAAACAAGATTAACCATGAAAGACAAGATAATGGATACTAA